From Pleurocapsa sp. PCC 7319:
GTTGCTAATTTATCTTAAGGATAGCTTTTAATAAATGATCCGACGATATTTTGCCCAAAAATTGCTATATACTGTATATCTGAAATCATACTCATCTAATTATGTGTATTAGCAACTGCTCAATACCCATAAATTCTCTACCTCATGAGTCTAAAAAACTCTACCTACTGGCACAAATTGTGGGTTTTAGAGATGAGCTAGAGATTACCGCCTATTTTATTTTTTAGTTACTTGAAATCAAAGTTTTTAACACACCAGTTAAGTTCTAACAAAATCTATTAATTTCATGATTGAGTCTACTACAACTACAAAATTGTTGAATTGGCTAAAATCCAGGTTAATTCATGGTGAAAATGGGATTGTTTTTAATGATGATTTTTCAGAAACCTTTGATACTATTCAAAACTTTGTCTCAAGTGTCGATCAAAATCTCCAAACTCCCGTTATTTACTATCAAGCTTTTCCTGAAGAGAGTACAAGGGAATTTTTAGCTACTTTAACTCACGAGTTGGTTTCTAAACTAGGTAAGGCTACCCTAAACTGCAATCAAACTTTAATCGAAATTATAGAAGCTGCGGCATTAAAAATGGTGATTATAGATCAGAGTCAACTTGCACCTCTAGATACTATACAAAGTCTTTTAAATTTTTTTGGTAGTCGTAATATTGCCTTGATTTTAGTCGGTTCACATTCCAAAATGGAAACAGCCCAAGTTTTGAGTCTTGCTACTGTTTCTTACTGGGAGCGATTTACGGCAAGCTACAAGCAAGAAAGCTTATCGAACTTTCGTTAATAGTTCAAGTATTTTTCACGAGTAATGAGTAACGAGCCTCTGACGAGGTAGGCAACAGGCAACAGGGGAAATACTTTGCCTCGCAAAATAAGGTCAGAAACTACTTATGACGTAGGTTTTAGCCTTTAATGATTCTGTTTAGTTTCTGGAGAGTAATAAGTAATGAGTAATACCTCTACAGTCGCCGAAGACAAAGGCGCTTAGTTCGCCCTTCGGGTTCACCCCACAACAGATACACATTTAGTCAGAAGTCGAAAATTCAATAAAGACTTATGTTAAAGGAGATGTTATCAATGTGAGAGAACTAGCTCAAGGAATAATAAGTCAATATGCTCAATAAAGAAAAACTTTTCTTAGTTTTGTTAGTTTTTATTCCCGTTTCTATTGCCGCTAATTTTTGGGAATGGGGAGAAACCACCGTATTTATTACCGCAGCTTTAGGCATTGTCCCCCTGGCAGCATATATGGGTACGGCTACAGAAGAAATCGCCGTTGTCACAGGTCCCAATATTGGCGGATTACTCAATGCTACCTTTGGTAATGCAACTGAATTGATTCTTGCTTTTATTGCTCTTAAGGCTGGTTTAGTTGGTGTAGTGAAAGCGACTATTACTGGCTCGATAGTCAGTAACTTGCTATTGGTCATGGGATTTTCAATGTTGCTGGGAGGATTACGTTTTAAGGAGCAGCAGTTTCAGCCTACTGTTGCCCGTCTTAATGCTTCCACAATGAATCTCGCTGTAATTGCACTTCTTTTGCCCACTGCCGTGGAGTATACATCGTCAGGTATTGAAGAAATGACGCTACAAAATCTATCGGTAGCTGTAGCGGTAATTTTGATTATGGTTTATATTTTGACGCTACTGTTTTCTATGAAAACTCATTCCTATCTTTGTGATGTGGGAGATATAGAATCAGGTGAAGGCGGGGAAGATAAACATAAAGTCAATTTAAGTTTTTGGGTATTTATTTTATTACTAGTAACCCTTGCTGTGGCAATAGAATCAGAATTACTTGTAGGCTCCTTAGAAGTAGCTACTTCTGATTTAGGTTTAAGTGCCTTGTTCACTGGAGTGATCTTACTACCGATTATTGGGAACGCTGCTGAGCACGCTACTGCGGTTACTGTGGCGATGAAAGATAAGATGGATCTCTCTGTTTCCGTCGCGGTAGGTTCAAGTATGCAAATTGCTCTCTTCGTTGCGCCAGTACTAGTAATTGCCGGATGGATCATTGGTCAACCGATGGATCTAAATTTTCATCCGTTTGAACTAGTTGCCGTTACAGTTGCTGTATTAATTGCCAATTCTATTAGTTCTGATGGAGAATCTAATTGGTTAGAAGGCAGTTTGCTCTTAGCAACTTATGCAGTGCTGGCACTTGCCTTTTTCTTCCATCCTGTCACAGAAGGGATAATTTAGACGATAGACAATATCGTCTCGATAATTCTGATATCTGATAATTGTTACATCGGGGTATAAAGATTAATTTATATCCCGACATAATTATGCAATAGGGCTAATCTGTGGTTTAGTTGAGACATTAATCATAGCTAGCTTTTGAAATTCTCTAGCATTTAAAGGACGACTAAATATATAACCTTGTATTTCATCGCAATTACTATTTTTGAGAAAATTTAATTCCGCTTCGGATTCAACTCCTTCAGCCACTACTTTTAATCCCAACTCATGTGCCATGGTAATTATAGTTTTAGTGATCACTGCATTAACTGGATCTTTATCAATATTATGAATAAAACAAGAATCTATTTTTAAAATATCAAAGGGAAATTGTTGCAAATATCCAAGAGAAGAATAACCTGTACCAAAATCATCTAATACGATTTTAACCTCTAGCTTTTTGAGCAAATTCATTCTTTGAATGTTAGTTTTGATATTTTCTACCAAGACTTTTTCGGTTAACTCCAACTCTAAGTATTGAGGTTCTAAAGATGAATTGAATAAAGCTTGAGTTATCTGATGAAATAAATCTGATTGTCTAAATTGAGATCCTGACAGATTAATACCAATATTTAAAAAATTTAAACCAAGATTATGCCAGGCTTTAGTTTGTTTACAGGCACGATCTAAAATCCATTCTCCTATAGGTCGAATTAAACCACTTTCTTCTGCTAAAGGAATAAATTTGCCTGCACCAATTCTGCCCATAACAGGATGATTCCAACGTATCAATGCTTCTGCACCGACAATTTTATTAGTTTTGAGATTAACTTTTGGTTGATAATATAATTCAAACTCTTCACGTTCTAGAGCATGATGTAATTCCGCTTCCATGGTCAAACTTTCAGCAGCTCTAGACGGTTTAATATTAAAGGCATATGTAAATAATTGGGAGCGATTTCCTCCTTGTGAGCGCGCATACTCGATCGCTTTTTCACCTTGCTGTAATAGTTCTTCAATATCCTTACCATCAGATGGATAAAAAGAAATACCAATATTAGTCGAGAGAAATATTTCGCGATTGTTAATCAGGAATGGTTCTCTAAGCCGATTTAAGATTTCTTGTCCATAATTGCTGGCTGTTAATTGCTTGTCTAAAGGAATCATCACGACAAAGTGATCTTCCTTTAGATAGACAGTAATACCCTGAAACTCTAAATCATTGACATAGTCGGTTATACGTTTAGCTATCTCTTTAACTAAACTATCTTGCTGCTCTTTAGTTAAGAAAGCACTAACTTTTTGAAACCGATCTAAGCTAATATTAAGAACTGCTATTAATTTTAGCTCCGGTTTTTCACTGTTGTCTTCTACTGAGCTATTCTTACTATTGATCGAGGAAACTAAGTAATCAAATAAATCTCGTAAAAAAAGTTTGTTTGGGAGATTGGTGAGGTTATTTTTATATATGTCATCAAACTGTGAAGAATATTCATTAACAGTATCTTGTAAAGACTGTTGAATTGATGACTGCTCTTGATGTTTACTCAAAATCATCTTAATGTTGGCATGCAGTTCTTGATCCCTAAAAGGTTTGATGAGATAACCATAACATCCCACTTGAGATGCTCTCTCTAGGGTTTGCTCATTAGCGTAAGCCGTCAGGAAAATAACAGGAATATCTGCTATAGATTTAATTCTGCTAGCTGTTTCAATACCATCTATATTTCCTTTGATGGCAATATCCATCAAAATGAGATCTGGTTTTGTGGTTTTAACAAAGTCAATTGCAGCTTGTCCTGAGGAAACAATTTTAGAGATAGTGTATCCTAATCTTTGGAGTTTTTTAGCTGTGTTTCGGGCAATTATCAACTCGTCTTCCACGATCAAGATATTGATTTTATCCATAACAATTTACAGTATTTTAATTGTAAGATTTCTGATCTAAGATATTTATCAGTCAGACTTGGCAATCAACAGAAGCGAAATATATTTAATTAATAGTTAAATTAATAGTGCCTACTGTTCATCGGTAACAAAACATATTTTTTGATGTTTAGGTTCTTAAAATAGCAATAAAAATCAAGATTGTAAATCAATATTTTTTCTATCGTAGAATTGCTTATAATAAGTGGTTGTTTCGAATTTATTGTTTTTTCAAATACATACTTCAGATTACCAACACTTTTGTAAATCAACAAAATGTGTTATAGATTACAGCAAAAACACATAAAAAAATCGCAGAATAAATCAATTAAACACTACTAACTTTACACTTTGAAATAATACAGGTTTTAAAACTTCAGCCTCATTTATTTTATTGCTTTCATTTGAGGAATTAACTGTTTCAAATAACTTAAAATTCCTAAACCGACTAATGTCGAGGCAGCACACAGTAGCCAAAAATAGTTAGTATATTCGGGATGATCTAAAGCCCAGCCTCCAAGAGGTGGTCCCACAAAGTAGCCAATTGCCCAACATTGAGAATTAATCGAGAAATATACTCCTCGCAATGATGTGGGGGCTAAATCTGCCACTAAGCCCGAAGCAACAGGAGTATAAGTAACCATCCCCAAAGACATCAAACCCAAAGTTAGAACTGCCCAAATTAATGTTTTATCAGGCATAGTTCCTGTCAGCCAGACTAAGATAAAGGCAATTCCCCACAACACCAAAGACAAGCTCAACGCCGTAATGCGACTAAAACGATTTAAAATCCAGGCTATAGGTAACTGACAAATGGCAGCAAAGGCTATATGCCAAGTAAATAGAGCGCTGATAACCCGTTCTGAAAATCCTACTCCTGTGTTGGCTAACTGAACATAGTTTTTGAAATATAGAGGAAGAGTACTTTGTACTTGAGAAAGATAAATAGTAAATAATATACTTACCGCCACAAAAACCATCAAGGCGCGATCGCGTAATGCCAAAGACCAACCGTTAATACTACTTGACTCTGATTGTTGCCCTTGAAATTGATAAGTTTCGGCGATCGCAAAATAGATTACTGCAAAAAAAACAGCAAAAGAAATTCCGTCAATGACAAACAAGGCTCGATAATTGCCTGAATTAGCGATTAATGCTCCACCTAAAACTACTCCTAAACTTAAACCTAAGCTATCAGCTAATCGAGTAACGGCAAAAGCTTCATTGCGTTGTTCTGGAGTTGTTAAATCAATAATTGCCGCTTCTGTTGCCGGCCAATAGATACCAATGCCAAAACCCATCAGTAAATTACCCACAATCAAGCTGGGAAAATTCGCTGTGAGGGCCAATACCACATCTGCCAATACAGACACAGCAGCAGCAGCTAAGAGAGTTTTTCTTCGTCCCCAACGAGGGGAGTCTGCCCATTGTCCCCCCAGAAATCGTCCTGCTACACCCGAAACAGAACCACTCCCTAAAGCTACCCCCACCAAGGTAGAAGATAATCCTACTTGATTGACAAAAAAAATAGGCGCATAAAACAGGGTAAAACCAGTACCAATTTCTGATAAAAGTCTACCTGCTGCCAGAATCCAAACCTTGAAGCTGAAATTTAGTATGGTAGACATTAATCAATTAGGTTAATCACTTCTTTGACGTAAAATAAATTCGGCGATCGCCAAATCCACGGGAGTCGTTACTTTTAAGTTTGTTTCTTCACCCTGAACAATTTTTACGGGTAGTTGGCACTTTTCCAATAAAGCTGCATCATCAGTGACAGACCAACCCAATTCTTTTCCCTGGGCATGACAACGCTTTAAAAGCTGTACTTCAAATCCTTGAGGAGTTTGTGCTGCCCATAAATTGCTGCGATCTGGGGTGTCAATAATAATTTCTTGATCGTTGACTATCTTAATTGTATCTTTGACAGGTATAGCAGCAATTAAACCCTGACAAGTTTCCAGTGCTGTAGTGCAGCGATCAAATAATTTAGGAGTTGCCAAACATCTTGCTCCATCATGGATTAAAACTCTCTCAGCCCTATCTGGCAGAGCCTGTAAGCCATTGTATACAGATTCTTGACGGGTATCACCTCCGACAA
This genomic window contains:
- a CDS encoding AAA family ATPase, which gives rise to MIESTTTTKLLNWLKSRLIHGENGIVFNDDFSETFDTIQNFVSSVDQNLQTPVIYYQAFPEESTREFLATLTHELVSKLGKATLNCNQTLIEIIEAAALKMVIIDQSQLAPLDTIQSLLNFFGSRNIALILVGSHSKMETAQVLSLATVSYWERFTASYKQESLSNFR
- the cax gene encoding calcium/proton exchanger, whose amino-acid sequence is MLNKEKLFLVLLVFIPVSIAANFWEWGETTVFITAALGIVPLAAYMGTATEEIAVVTGPNIGGLLNATFGNATELILAFIALKAGLVGVVKATITGSIVSNLLLVMGFSMLLGGLRFKEQQFQPTVARLNASTMNLAVIALLLPTAVEYTSSGIEEMTLQNLSVAVAVILIMVYILTLLFSMKTHSYLCDVGDIESGEGGEDKHKVNLSFWVFILLLVTLAVAIESELLVGSLEVATSDLGLSALFTGVILLPIIGNAAEHATAVTVAMKDKMDLSVSVAVGSSMQIALFVAPVLVIAGWIIGQPMDLNFHPFELVAVTVAVLIANSISSDGESNWLEGSLLLATYAVLALAFFFHPVTEGII
- a CDS encoding EAL domain-containing protein, translating into MDKINILIVEDELIIARNTAKKLQRLGYTISKIVSSGQAAIDFVKTTKPDLILMDIAIKGNIDGIETASRIKSIADIPVIFLTAYANEQTLERASQVGCYGYLIKPFRDQELHANIKMILSKHQEQSSIQQSLQDTVNEYSSQFDDIYKNNLTNLPNKLFLRDLFDYLVSSINSKNSSVEDNSEKPELKLIAVLNISLDRFQKVSAFLTKEQQDSLVKEIAKRITDYVNDLEFQGITVYLKEDHFVVMIPLDKQLTASNYGQEILNRLREPFLINNREIFLSTNIGISFYPSDGKDIEELLQQGEKAIEYARSQGGNRSQLFTYAFNIKPSRAAESLTMEAELHHALEREEFELYYQPKVNLKTNKIVGAEALIRWNHPVMGRIGAGKFIPLAEESGLIRPIGEWILDRACKQTKAWHNLGLNFLNIGINLSGSQFRQSDLFHQITQALFNSSLEPQYLELELTEKVLVENIKTNIQRMNLLKKLEVKIVLDDFGTGYSSLGYLQQFPFDILKIDSCFIHNIDKDPVNAVITKTIITMAHELGLKVVAEGVESEAELNFLKNSNCDEIQGYIFSRPLNAREFQKLAMINVSTKPQISPIA
- a CDS encoding MFS transporter — protein: MSTILNFSFKVWILAAGRLLSEIGTGFTLFYAPIFFVNQVGLSSTLVGVALGSGSVSGVAGRFLGGQWADSPRWGRRKTLLAAAAVSVLADVVLALTANFPSLIVGNLLMGFGIGIYWPATEAAIIDLTTPEQRNEAFAVTRLADSLGLSLGVVLGGALIANSGNYRALFVIDGISFAVFFAVIYFAIAETYQFQGQQSESSSINGWSLALRDRALMVFVAVSILFTIYLSQVQSTLPLYFKNYVQLANTGVGFSERVISALFTWHIAFAAICQLPIAWILNRFSRITALSLSLVLWGIAFILVWLTGTMPDKTLIWAVLTLGLMSLGMVTYTPVASGLVADLAPTSLRGVYFSINSQCWAIGYFVGPPLGGWALDHPEYTNYFWLLCAASTLVGLGILSYLKQLIPQMKAIK
- the ispD gene encoding 2-C-methyl-D-erythritol 4-phosphate cytidylyltransferase, translated to MHLLIPAAGMGRRMGSEFATRGLRQRNKLLLELLGKPLLAWTLLAAENSPSIEWIGIIGQPRDFADFQHILSQLNLTKSVELIVGGDTRQESVYNGLQALPDRAERVLIHDGARCLATPKLFDRCTTALETCQGLIAAIPVKDTIKIVNDQEIIIDTPDRSNLWAAQTPQGFEVQLLKRCHAQGKELGWSVTDDAALLEKCQLPVKIVQGEETNLKVTTPVDLAIAEFILRQRSD